The genomic region gtgccaggtcttagtcatTAGACGTGGtatttagttctctgaccaggggccccctgcattgggggcacggagtctcagccactggaccaccagggaagtctcctgtgTGGCTTTTTGATGCCTGATCTAATACCTCCTGGGGCCCAAGTGCAGCTTCTACCCTGTGTGCCTCCTGGGGGCCCTCACTCACCTGTTCAGGATGTCTGCTGGGGTCATCTCTTTATCAGGCCAGATGtatttgatgatgatgatggcagTGACATACCAGGTACCCACGACGCTCAGGAAGCTGCCAGAAAGGATGAATTAAGCCTCCTCCTCCCTAGTCCCAGCTGCCTCTTCTTCGACTCTATCCCCAGGGACATCCATCCTTCACCTTAGTGACCAAAAGTATCTAAGGAACCAACTGGGAGATCATTCCAAACAAAGACTTAAGAAAtgcatgagaaataaatttcaaagaaacAAGCCACAGTTAGGAAGCCAAGAGGGGACCAGACTGACATGTGTGGCCACTGGGAAATAAGGTGGTTCAGCTCCATAGCTCAGAGACTGCAGCAGGGGGCGCTGGGCTTCAAAGCACATCTGCTACTTCCATCAGAGCAGCCCAGGTATGGCCAGAGCTGCAAGTAGGGCCTTTGAGAAGCAGGAAAGGCTGGAGGGAGAAGGCTCCAAGGCACTAATACCAGAAAGTCAACATTAAAGAGAACCTTGGAGACACTGAGCATGACCCCTTCAATTAAGGATCACAGCAAACAGGTTAGAATCCCTGTTTTTCAGACTCTGAGCCAAGAAGCTAGTCCCTTCCCTTCACACTGAGCTGCATGGAAAATGCTGTGAAGCTAACAATCCCAAATGATCAAAAAATCTCATGCTTTGTGAGAAAGACAAGGCCCAGGCCAGGAGAGGCCTTCACATTCAGGATTACTATCCGTCCCTTCTTGGACAAGGACGTTTGGAACTGATGCtcccactgatgcaaagagccactgTCTCCCTAGCTGCTGACACAGAAGGAACGTCTTCTGCTAGAACCTCTGCAAGCCCTGTTCTGTCTCTGCCTTGCCCCCTCTTTCTGCCCCGGAGGCAAGGTGGCATGGAGGAGAGGGGTTCCCCTGCTGCCCTTGGGTCTCTGACTGCCTGTGACCAGAACTGCTGTCCAGCgcaggctggggtggggcctCCAAACCTGGCATATTTCTGGAAGCCGATCTCCCTGGGGATGGAGAGGGGCAGGATGAAGAGGAAGGCAGTGAGGCTGATGGTGAACTTGCGGTCTGTGTACCAGGGGCTGCCGCCGGGCCCCTCAGGCTCCTTTGCCATCACAGCTATAActgcagagggaggaaggagggaaggtgaTGCCAGGCCCCCGCAGGGTATGGTCCTCCACCTCTGCTGGGATCTCCAACTGTCTCATGGGCCCAGCAGCCAGCAGGGAGGATTCCCAGATGAATGCCGGGCCCGGGCCTTGGGTGGGTATTCCAGGCTCTTCCCCGCCCACTGCAGGATCCCCAGGGCCAGGCGGGAGGGATGAGGTAGATACTGAGGGGGGACCTCACTCTTGTCCTGCTGGTCCCCGATGATGATGAGGAAGGCGATGCAGGTCCCGAAAGTGTAGGTGGCAATGGCGACCTCACACAGCACGCCTGTCAGCTTGCCACACACAGCCCACACCACCTCCTGGTAGGTCCTCTCATTGCTGGCCTGGGAGCAGTAGGCCAGGATGACGAGGCCACTGATGATGAAAACCAGCATGGCCTGCAGGCAGGGTGGAGCAAGAGTGTATGGGAAAGGCCTGGCAGCAAAGAGCAGCCTGGTTTTGCTCAGCGTTTACTGGCCTGGTGCCCAAAGTCCATTTGGCAAATGAGCCTTATCCTGCAGGGTAATTTTAATAGATTACTGGAATCGGCATTTTCCTTAAAGACAAAAAGTTTtgaggaaaatttcaaacatcgCTCAAATCTCAAATTCAAAAATCATcaattcagggacttccttggtggggcagtggttagggctccatgctgccaatgcagggagggcaggttcaatccctggtgggcaactaatatcccacatgctgtgtggtgtggccaaaagattaaaaacaaaaaaatcatcaaTTCAAGACCAGTCTTGTTTCATGTCTTCCCTCTCCCACTCTGGATTATgttgaagaaaatacaaatttcatCAGCAAATATTTCAACATGCAGTTCTAAAAGGTGTGGGCCCGCTTTTTAAACGTAACCACATAACTATTAAATACGCAACTGATGTCTGAAATTCCCTAATTGCTAAGAACGCTTCTCATCTGGCCTCAAAGGAAAGAATGCTACAGTAGTTTAATAATGTCAGCCATGTGTGGCAGAGGGGAGAGTGATTAGCATGTGTCACTGACCACTCCCGATCCAGAGCCCCCCTTTTGAGGCCAGGAGCCCAGACCCACCACTCTGCTTTTCTGCCTGCCAGGCCCCCtcactcaccatctgcaatgtGATGCCGGCTGCCACGCCCCCGGCAGTGCTGAAGGCTGCCGGGAAGTTGAGTAGCCCCGCGCCCAGGCAGGCATTGACAACGATGAAGATGGCTCCAAGTGTGGAAGTGGTGCCTCCGCCCACACCCCCAGGAGGGGCCTCCCCCTCACTCTTGGGGGCTATGTCCACAGAGGGACTCTGCAGCAGACGGGCACGCTCCCCAGAGTCTGTGCTTAAACCCCATTCGCCAAGGTCTCTGTTGATGCTGACCTGGGCCATGGCCCCTGGAGTCCTGTTCCCGCAGGGTCTGTGGGTTCTGTCTCACGGCCTCATCCACTGGGGAACTGAGGGAACACACCTTCAGCTGGAAGGGTGGCCCCAGCCTGTGTGGGGCTGTTATCCTAGGAGGCCTGTGGATTCCGGCTCTCCTAAACCTAGATGGGAAAGGCAGGTATACTGTTATCCCAAGATAACAATTTTCCCAAGATCAGATGGCTGAGATCCAAACCCAGGTGTGCTAGTGTGTGGATCACTGCACTGGGTGCCACAGCGTAATGGCAGAGACAGAAAGGTGTCAGATGCAACTCCTGCCTGCTTCAGGCTCACGGACTGATCAGGTAAGTAAGACACAAACCCAGAAGAGAGGGGTACCGACATGTCAGCACTAGAGGCCATGCGTGCATCAAGCAGGAGTGTCATGCACATATCTTATCTCATTCATTCCTTAGATTACAGTGGTCATAAGGTTCAGAGAGATCAAATCACTCATTCAGGATCACACAGTAGCAAGCTGCAGAGGAAGACTGAGATCCAAATCTGTCTGGCTTCCCAACTGGTTTCTATACCGCAGGGTCTGAAGAACAATCCTCACCTAGAACTGTGGGTACTTCAGTTTCTCATACCCAGCATACCTCCCTCCTGCCCAGAGTCTCAATGCTGTGGAGCTTTCGAAGCCCTTCAAAATTTCAGTGAGGATTTAAATTCTCTTCTCCCACATGACTGACCTCACCACTGCCCATCACAGACGCATTCCATCTCATGCCCCCAACACACTGGGGGGTCTAAAATGTCTACTGAGGCCTCTTGGGTGGTCTGATTCTTGCCATGGCTCCTTCTGTGATGGGCTGAACAAAGTTGGGAGCTGTAAACTTATCACACAGAAAAGGGGGCGTTTGGGTACTCTCAGACATGTCACCAAGCATGTAAGCAAGGGACACAGCTCCAGGGAAAATATCTCCCTGCTGGCTTCAAATCCAGAAAGATTAGTCAGATGCCACAGGGCTTTCTCTTATGCAACTTGCCACCCAGCCAGCAACTCAGCAAAAAATCAAAGCAGTGAATGAGTACTGGAGGCACTTTTGGTCTCAGGCTTCCAGTGTAGCTCCAGAGAGAACCATGTAAAGCAGGTGCTCCCCACGCTGTGAGACCTCGCCCTCCATCCTGCTCACCTCTCAGACACAAGAGGTCTCTGCACTGCTCCGGAATCTCttagcctcccctcccctcaaatTACTCTGCTCCATGGTCCCCAGCTTACCTGCTCTTTCCACCCTTCTGGCTTTGGTGGACAGAGAGCTATGGGCTATTCCTTATGGCGCCTTCTTCCCCAAACTCTGAGATCTGATTCTCCTCACTTCCCtgtctgccttcaatttttcctttctcaaacTTCACCAGTGCTGGTCAACAGAGTGAAGGGAAGTGAGACTCTATGACTTAACTCACAGAGTGAAGCAACAGCTCAGTTAGGGAAACAGACCCACGGAGGGAGAGAGGCTTATGTCCCAGAGGCTCGTTGGCAGAGTCAGAACTAGCAGCTTAATGCCCACGCCCTCAGGCCAGAGCTGTAACCACTGCAGTAGGCCCCTGAGAGCCCAACGAGAGTAAGTACCCAGGCCAGCCTGGGGCCGAATCCCAGAAATACGAGGGGTGGGCTGCATTGGAAAATGGGCCACGGCCCACCCGGGACAGAGAGTGGGCTGCTGTGTGGTAAACTGTGGAGGGGGTTCCGGGGCTCGACAGGTGGAGACCAGGTAGGGACAGGCCGGGATAAGGTGCGGCAAGGGCCGGCTGACCCCGAGCGGGCGTGGTACAGAGGATGACAGGTTGCAGAGCCCTGCAGCGAGTGAGTAGGGTTCTGCCGCGGTGGGGCCCTTGGGGACCCAGATTCCACCCTCCACCAACCTGTACCTCCTTCCACCTACCTGCGGTCTTTCTAGCCCCGGCCGGTAGTGTAGACACGTGAGCAGCGATCACATGACCGCCGGGGCCGGGGCGGACCGTGGGGCACGCTGGGAGTTGTAGTCTTCTGGGGGCGTCAGTGTtagactgttgttcagtcaccaagtcgtgtccgactctttccgaccccggTGTagttcagcacgccaggcctccctgtccctcactaacttcaggagtttgcccaagtgcatgttcattgcatcggtgaggccgtccagccatctcatcttctgacgccctcttttccttctgccctcgatctttcccagcatcagggacttttccaatgagtctaccaGCTCTCTAATCCTCATCCCAAAAGCTTTGCCCTCGgtatttcccagcaccagggacttttccaatgagtctgccaGCTCTCTAATCCGCATCCTGAAAGCACTGCCCCAAACTACTCCCGGCACCCTGTCCGCCCGTATTTATCCCGTTACCTTTGGTCCCGGGTCCCTTGGCCAAAGCACACACTTCTGCTTCCTTTTAGGAAGAGCTTTGGGAGGTTTGGTATCTTTGCCAGTCCCGGTGCCCCGTGGGCCCTGGCTGTTGGGCTTCATTGTCCTTCTTTGTTTCCCTTCTTGCCGTCACACCCACGGACAGGGACTCAGGATAGCGAGGGGTCATCTGTACCTCCTTGAGCTGTGGGTGGCCTGAGGGTTGTTCATATTAATAGTTATAACCCCAGAGCCTGGATTCTACAACTGAGAATCTGAGGCATTGGTGtcactcaaataaataaatatttgttgaaccaaGCAATCGGTGTCCAGAGCCCTGGCTTCTGTTTCTGGCTGTGTGCCACTTGAAAGTTGCCACATAACCTTTGGCTTTCCAACGGTCTCATCTATATTACCTCCTCTCCACGCACCAAAGGTCCTTGCTGGTGAGATTCTGTGTCCTGTTTACCTGGTTTCCCTCAATGGTGACATTTTGCACAATTACAGCACCATATCACAACCAGGATACTGACATTGACTTGATCCACTGATCATGTTccatttcctcagtcacatttatagttatttttgGTGTATATTTAGTTCGATACAACTTAATCATGTGCGGAGTTTACAAATCTACATATACCACATTCAAGattctgaatatttcattcaTCACAGGGATCCCTCCTGTTGCCCTTTTATTAACATAACCACACTCACCTCCCTCCAGCAAGGCTACCCCCTTCTGCAACTCCTCTCAATTACTCATCCATGGCAGTCAACTCCATTTCTAAAAGGTTCTGATTTCAAAAAATGTTCTATAAATAGGATCATAAAGTCTGTAaatttttaggattgactattttTATCCAGCATAATTGCTGGAAGACTCATGCAAGAAGTATATGTTTTGTTACCGAGTAACAATATTCCATGGTCTGTGCACAGTTTGTGCAACTAATCACTTTTGAAGGACATCTGAGCTGTTTcaggttttttaaaacaaaaatgattttgtTGTGATTTATGAATTTTACCACAGAATTCATACTTTCAGTGCCCAGTACagtggtttttagtgtattcagAGTTTTGCTCATTACCACTAcctaatatcagttcagttcagttcagttgctcagtcgtgtctgactctttgcgaccccatgaactgtagcacgccaggcctccctgtccatcaccaactcctggagttcactcagactcacgtccatcgagtcagtgatgccatccagccatctcatcctctgtcgtccccttctcctcctgcccccaatccctcccagcatcagagtcttttccaatgagtcaactattagcatgaggtggacaaagtactggagtttcagctttagcatcagtccttccaaagaaatcccagggctgatctccttcagaatggactggttggatctccttgcagtccaagggactctcaagagtcttctccaacaccacacttcaaaagcatcaattcttcagcgctcagccttcttcacagtccaactctcacatccatacatgaccactggaaaaaccataggcttgtctagacggacctttgttggcaaagtaatgtctctgcttttcaatatgctatctaggttggtcataacttttcttccaaggagtaagcgtcttttaatttcatggctgcagtcaccatctgcagtgattttggagccccccccacccaccaaaaaaaaaataaagtctgacactgtttccactgtttccccatctatttcccatgaagtgatgggaccagatgccatgatcttcgttttctgaatgttgagctttaagccaactttttcactctccactttcactttcatcaagaggctttttagttcctcttcactgtcttccgtaagggtggtgtcatctgcatatctgaggttattgatatttctcctggcaatcttgattccagcttgtgcttcttccagtccagcgtttctcatgatgtactctgcatataagttaaataagcagggtgacaatatacagccttgacgtactccttttcctatttggaaccagacctAATATCAGAACATTGTTATCACTCACTCCCAAAACCCTGCAACCATTAGCAGCCATTCTCCATTCCTCCCTCTCccaagcccctggcaaccactaatctactttgtgCCCTGCATGaactgttttcaagattcattcataTTGAAGCATATTttagtactttattcctttttattgctgagtattaTTACATGTACGTATGTGTATGGCTATATCaaattttgcttattcattcGTCAGTTGATTGGACATTTATGGTTTCCATTTTTTGGCTCTTATGAATAATGCCACAGTGACCATTCAGGTACATGTTTTTGTATGCgcgttttatttattttgtatacacAGAAGTAGACTTGCTGGGTCAAATGGAAACAACGTCTAACCTTTTGAGGAATTGCCAGCCTGTTTTCCACAGCAATTGCCCCATTTTACATTCTGACCAGCAGATGTATAAACGTTCTGTAACTATAACTGCACGtgtgctccgtcgtgtccaactcttggcaactctGTGAACTACAGTcagccaggcgcctctgtccatgggactttccaggcaagaataatggagtgggctgctatttcctactccaggggatcttcccaaaccagggatcgagctagcgtctctcgtgtctcctgcactggcagtggatgctttaccactgatgcCTGGAAGTCCATAACGGTTCGTTTCTCTATTTCCATGAAAACCCTTGCTATTGTCTGATTAGaaccatcctaatgggtgtgaagtgattctcattgtggttttgagttgcatttccctgatgactcatgttagcatcttttcatgtggctaTTAGCTATTAGTATGTCTTCTCTGAAGAAGTGTCTATTCAGACCccttttcctgttattttttattgagttgtaagattCCTTTATATATTCTTGATATAAATCCCTTGTCAATTATGTGATTTACAACACTATTCTCAACATGTttataagactttaaaaaaaaagttggtctTTCAGTTATTAGATAGAAATGAGCcattaatttctattaaaatttttccaatcgacatactccaataaaaactaattaaaaaaatttcaacagCCTAGGAGTAaggaaaaaattctcaaaaacaaAATTCTCAAGTTGGTTGAATGAGCTGGACTTTGGTTGTTTAGAGGTAAGAAGGGCAGTTTGGTCTAATAGCACCCAATGGCTGGCCCATGGGTCAGCTGTATCTCCGCATCACCtagaaagtttattattattaaaaaaacaaattccaaGCCTTACCTCAGACATACTGAGCCAGAATGCCCAGAGGTAAGACCAgggaatcaatattttaaaaatccagatttgAGAACTATTTTGCCTTAAATTATAGTGAAACAAAGGCATGACTTCTCTTTCTGGGCAGGCAAACCACCTCCTCTATCAAGTGGAAGAACATTAACATCTTAGACTCTAGTAGGAAGCAAGGAAAAGGTTGATGGCAAACAGACTGAACTGTCAGAAAAACATCAGGTTCACACCCTGCATGACTTTTTCGTGAGGAATAGGACTTAGTCCAGGGTAAGCTGGAAATGcatgtgtttaaaaataacaagGTTGGCTTCGTGGTCAAGTTCCTTTTCCAGCTGAGGTCTTGATGGCCAACTTTCAACCACTTTGGCTCCAGACAGGGCGACTTTAAGCAGTTTCTTCTATGATAGGCAGTCAGCTCCTTTACATAGCCGCTGACTAATCCGTTGCCTGTTTACCCATTTAAGATACCTTCCCAAAGACATGCAGTGAGTCAGTCCATTCACTTGACCCTTCATCACCTGGGGATATCCATTAGCAACAGGAACACGCAGAGCCAAGAAGCGGGAATGAGCCCATTATGCACTGTGTCTCTCAGAGAGTGAGGAGATGCAAGGGGGAAGGACCAAGGTGAGCCCGTTTTCCCCTCCTAACTATAATCAAAACTCTGTGGATGGGCTCTGGGCCTGACCCCTGCTCCACTGCCTGTCCGTCCAGAGCTGTCCTGTCGTGAATGGCTCCTGGCATGAAGTATAAGGTGACAGGAAAACCTTGGGATGTTTGCTGACGGAGTACGTGACTTTATGGTAGAGGCTGGTGATCTAGTTTGCATCTTGCTtataagtcattaaaaaaaaagaattagttgCCAGCTTTTAAGCATCAATAgacctccttaaaaaaaaaaaaatcaggatttccattttatttgaaaaaatgaagACCTGCAaccctgggtttttgttttcacAGTACCTGTCAATTACTTCTCTATGTCTCACTCTGAGGACGTTGGCTGGTCACCAATAAGCATTTCACGTCAAGTTCACAttacttttttactttacatGTACTATTTATTTACATTACCTACTTGAATCCTGTAGACATCTGAAGTTGCCACTTCCCCGTCATCTCATCACTGCCTATATCCAGAGGATTTTGAGGTACTCCACTTACTTGTTCCCCCAAGGTCCAAACGATTATACCCACATTTTCAACATTATTGGACTGGATATAAGGAATGACACCTAGGATGTGGCTTTAGTTTACATTCGAAACAGCTAAAACATCTCTTGGCTTATGGTCACCTGGACACAATTCTAGATTCCGGGGATATATACCCACTCATACCTTTTCATCCCATTAAGGAAAAAAGATAACATGGTAGACAGGTTGGGTCTACAGTAACTTTATTGTAACAGAGAAACCAGGCTGCAACAAGTCTACATGATTAGAGCAAATGGTGGTTTTCTTTCCAGAGGGTGAAGCCTGAGCCCAGCTGGCAGCACACAAGGGttaaaactgaagcccagagtaTCCTCTTTCCCGGTTCTACCCTGCACGGCCTGACTCCTGATGAGATGACTGACTGCACAACCACACTGCACAAAGGGACGAGGGCCAGCTGGGCAGAGGCAACGTCCCCACGTTGAAGAGGATGCCAAAATAAAGCGGTTTACCTACTCTCTGCTATTCTTTGCCAAGAAAAGTGAGGGTATTGGGATGAGCAGTAAATAATGTTCTTCgttcttcaaataaataaatcgTATGGGATGGGATTGATGGTCACTCAAGAAGTAGGACAGGACGAATATCTGGGCTAGTTACAGATCTCTGGGCCAGAGGAAAGGAACAGCAGTGATTAGGGAGAAAAGAGGAACAATAAAATCCTGCAGGTACTAGAAAGAAaagccttctttctcttttccctaaaTAAGATGGGAaagagcatcttttattttctcccactacAGTGGTAGCAGACTCGCTGTAAAACATGATTTCCATAATACAGTTTGTTgacaagttgctcagtcacgggaGGACAAACATGAGGCTGACTGCTAATGTTAGAACTTCATCTTTTCATAAAGCCTCTAACAGGTGCTGTTTTCAGGCTGGTTCTACAGAGAAACCCGTGACACCAAAAGGTATTTCACTTAAAGCTTCTGAAATATTGCAATGGAGTGActgacagggttttttttttttttttggggggctttCTCGTACATGTAAACTCTggtggaaaaactggaaataaaggaTGAGTTTGGTTTACAGCCACAAAGTTCCCGACACCAGTCACAGGTGCCTCCGCCCTATTTCACTGCACGTTCTTTTCTGAGAAACACATTCAATCGCTGAGTT from Bos javanicus breed banteng chromosome 18, ARS-OSU_banteng_1.0, whole genome shotgun sequence harbors:
- the SLC38A7 gene encoding sodium-coupled neutral amino acid transporter 7, translated to MAQVSINRDLGEWGLSTDSGERARLLQSPSVDIAPKSEGEAPPGGVGGGTTSTLGAIFIVVNACLGAGLLNFPAAFSTAGGVAAGITLQMAMLVFIISGLVILAYCSQASNERTYQEVVWAVCGKLTGVLCEVAIATYTFGTCIAFLIIIGDQQDKIIAVMAKEPEGPGGSPWYTDRKFTISLTAFLFILPLSIPREIGFQKYASFLSVVGTWYVTAIIIIKYIWPDKEMTPADILNRPASWIAVFNAMPTICFGFQCHVSSVPVFNSMRQPEVKTWGGVVTAAMVIALAVYMGTGICGFLTFGDAVDPDVLLSYPSEDMAVAVARAFIILSVLTSYPILHFCGRAVIEGLWLRYQGMPVEEDVGRERRRRVLQTLVWFLLTLLLALFIPDIGKVISVIGGLAACFIFVFPGLCLIQAKLSEMEEVKPASWWAMVSYGVLLVTLGAFIFGQTTANAIFVDLLA